In one Fodinicola acaciae genomic region, the following are encoded:
- a CDS encoding CehA/McbA family metallohydrolase, translating to MSAGELSRRNLLRAGGVLSAGAAVNMLPGVAFADPAPDAQPGTTQTRSVSGHFAPGNPDFYYLPVQVPRGVNQIDVVYSYDRPTVPAGTRGNACDIGMFGPEGFQLGNKRGFRGWSGGFRDRFTITASQATPAYIAGPITPGTWHVILGPYTIAPQGLDYKVDITLTFGPQGTPFTPHPAPLTAPAKQRGRAWYRGDSHLHTVYSDGRRTPDQLVAAARAAGLDFIVSTDHNTHSSQLIWGDYATDDLLILNGEEVTTRSGHWPAIGLPAGTWLDWRYRASDPVDFRRFVEQTHRAGGLVTAAHPFANCFGCTYEFSYELADLVEVWNGPWTLDDEAAVTHWDGLLRGGRWIPAIGDSDAHNPDHIVGLPHTVVLADSLERGALLRGLKAGRSWLAESSAVTLDFSASAGGQKAGIGERLPADTGTPVQVRATVSGAPGTTITILDQLGPETSAAVPASGTATLTWTTYPRYTRWVRAEVRRASGGPNTTQPNAMVAMTNPIFVGRS from the coding sequence ATGTCTGCTGGAGAGCTGAGTCGGCGTAACCTGCTGCGAGCCGGTGGGGTCCTGTCCGCCGGTGCGGCGGTGAACATGTTGCCTGGGGTGGCTTTCGCCGACCCGGCCCCGGACGCGCAACCCGGCACGACGCAGACCCGGTCGGTCAGCGGACACTTCGCGCCGGGCAACCCCGACTTCTACTACCTGCCGGTGCAGGTGCCGCGCGGCGTCAACCAGATCGACGTCGTCTACTCGTACGACCGTCCGACCGTGCCGGCCGGCACGCGCGGCAACGCCTGCGACATCGGGATGTTCGGCCCGGAGGGCTTCCAGCTCGGCAACAAGCGCGGCTTCCGCGGCTGGTCCGGCGGCTTCCGTGACCGGTTCACCATCACAGCCTCGCAGGCCACGCCGGCCTACATCGCCGGCCCGATCACACCGGGCACCTGGCACGTCATCCTCGGCCCGTACACGATCGCGCCGCAGGGGCTGGATTACAAGGTCGACATCACGCTGACCTTCGGACCACAGGGCACGCCGTTCACGCCGCATCCCGCACCGCTGACCGCTCCGGCCAAGCAGCGCGGCAGGGCCTGGTATCGCGGCGACTCGCACCTGCACACCGTCTACTCCGACGGCCGCCGTACGCCGGACCAGCTGGTCGCCGCAGCGCGCGCCGCCGGCCTCGACTTCATCGTGTCGACCGACCACAACACGCACAGCTCGCAGCTGATCTGGGGCGACTACGCGACCGACGACCTGCTGATCCTCAACGGCGAGGAGGTCACCACGCGATCCGGGCACTGGCCGGCCATCGGCCTGCCCGCCGGCACCTGGCTGGACTGGCGCTATCGCGCGTCCGACCCGGTCGACTTCCGCCGGTTCGTCGAGCAGACGCACCGTGCCGGCGGACTGGTGACCGCGGCGCATCCGTTCGCCAACTGCTTCGGCTGCACGTACGAGTTCAGCTACGAGCTGGCCGACCTGGTCGAGGTCTGGAACGGGCCGTGGACGCTGGACGACGAGGCCGCGGTGACGCACTGGGACGGCCTGCTGCGCGGCGGCCGGTGGATCCCGGCGATCGGCGACTCGGACGCGCACAACCCCGACCACATCGTCGGCCTGCCGCACACCGTCGTACTCGCCGACAGCCTGGAGCGCGGGGCGCTGCTGCGCGGCCTGAAGGCCGGCCGGTCCTGGCTGGCCGAGTCGTCGGCGGTCACCCTCGACTTCAGCGCGTCCGCCGGCGGCCAGAAGGCCGGCATCGGCGAGCGGCTGCCGGCCGACACCGGCACTCCGGTGCAGGTGAGGGCGACCGTCAGCGGCGCGCCAGGCACGACGATCACGATTCTCGACCAGCTCGGTCCGGAGACGTCCGCGGCGGTGCCGGCATCCGGCACGGCGACGCTCACCTGGACGACGTATCCCCGCTACACGCGCTGGGTCCGCGCAGAGGTGCGACGCGCGTCCGGTGGACCGAACACGACGCAGCCGAACGCGATGGTGGCGATGACCAACCCGATCTTCGTCGGCCGGAGCTGA